In bacterium, the DNA window CCACCACTTCTAGCCGGACGCCGATAAGGGCCCGTCTGCGGCGTTGGACTCCTCCCGCCTCCCTGCGGCGGGCACCAGCCCGCCTCAGTCGCCGGATCGTCGTCCGCCTTGCATCCGGACCCTTCTCGGCGCCCGGCTGTGTCGCCCGTCGGGCGAAAGGCCCGGTGTCCTTGAAGATCGTTCCTAAGGAACCGGCGGTTTCGGAGGAGCGCCGGCGCGGCGCCTGAAGTAGCGCTGCGCGTGCGGGGCGAGCTGCTTCAAGTACGGCTCGTAGGCGAAGGTCGGGCTGTTCTCGCTCGTGTGGCAGCGGCGACAGATCGCCTCGGAGACGCCGGCGCGGATCCGCCCCCTGCCGCGGTGCTCGCGGCCGAAGCCGTGGCAGGCCTCGCACTGGACGTTGGCGAGGTCCACGCCGCCGCGCCGGCCCGGGAGATAGCCGCCGGGCTCGCCGAAGGCCGTGACGTGGCAGCGCACGCACTCCGGGTTGAGATCCTGCTTCTTGCGCACGAGCGCCGCCATCGCGCGGGCGTGCCCGCTGGCCGACCATTCGCGCAGCTGGTCGGGGTGGCACGTCCCGCAGGCCGGGGCGCCGACGTACGGCGGCTCGGCGGGCAGCGGCGCCGGGGGGGGAGCAGCCGCCTGCTCCGCGAGGTTGCGCGCGCGCAGCTGCTCCCGGTGGCGCTCAAGCAGCGCCGCGAGCCCCGGGTCGTCCGGGATGGAGGCGTCGAGCTGCACCAGTTCCCAGGCGTAGACACGGGTGGCGGCGCCCTTGGCGTTGGCGCGCTCGATCCACGGGCCGCTTGCCCCGGGCGCGACCTCCACCTCGAGCCGGCCGAGCCGCATCCCCTTGGCGCCGGAGTGCAGGATGAGCGTCGATCCCTGGATGCGGGGGACCGGCGTGAGCGCGCGGGTGTGGCCGCCGAGGATGACGTCGATCCCCGGCACCTCGCGGGCGAGCCGCTCGTCCTCCTCGAGGCCGAGCTGCGAGAGGGCGATCACGAGGCGGCACGTCGGCCGCAGCTCCGCGACGGCACGCCGCGCGGCCGCGAAGGGGTCCTGGACGGTCGGGGCCGGCCCCGGCCGCCGGGCCAGCGTCGGCGGCGCCGGGCCCGTGACCCCGAAGATGCCGACGCGCTGGCCGCCGATCTCCTTGACGACCCAGCCCGGGAACAGCGGCTTCCCCGCCGCGTCGACGACATTGGCCGAGACCAGCGGCACCCCGGCGCCGGATGCGGTGCGAGCGAGCAGCTCGGGCGGCAGCAGCAGGTCGGCGCGCCCGACGTTCACCGCGTCCGTGCCGATGGCGCCGAGCCCCGTGAGCATCGAGGAGGCGGTCAGCTCGACGAGCGGGACGTTCGCCGCGTCCTCGAGGTGCCTGAGGAAGCCGTCGCCGGTGTCGAGCACCAGCAGCGGCGTGCCGGCGCGGCGCTCGCGCGCGATCCAGGCGGCGCGCCTGGGCAGACCGCCCAGGAGGCTGGAGCTTCAGCCGCAGGGCTCGAGGTAGCCGCTGACATCCCCGGTGAACGCGACGGTCAGGCGCAGCGGTCCCGCCGCGCCCGCGGGCCTCGCGGTCGTCGCGACCATGGCCGCGGCGAGCAGCAGCGCAACCGCCAGGCCCTTTGCCGTCGGCCCGGGCGCGCGTCTCACCCTCCGCCCTCCGTCTCGGCGCGCTGCGCCGGGGGGCGCAGGCCCAGCCGCTCCATCACCAGCTTGAGGTCTTTCCAGGCGGTCACCTTCTCGCCCGGGGAGCGCAGCAGGTACGAGGGGTGGAATGTCGGCAGCAGCGGCACGCCGCGGTACTCGAAGAAGCGGCCGCGCAGACGGCCGATCGGTTCCTTCGAGCCGAGCAGGGCCTGGGCGGAGAACTTCCCGAGCGAGCAGATGACTTCAGGGCGGACCAGCGCGATCTGGGCGTGCAGGAAGGGGAGACAGACGGCAACCTCGTTTGGCTCCGGGTCGCGGTTGCCGGGCGGTCGGCACTTGAG includes these proteins:
- a CDS encoding multiheme c-type cytochrome is translated as MLDTGDGFLRHLEDAANVPLVELTASSMLTGLGAIGTDAVNVGRADLLLPPELLARTASGAGVPLVSANVVDAAGKPLFPGWVVKEIGGQRVGIFGVTGPAPPTLARRPGPAPTVQDPFAAARRAVAELRPTCRLVIALSQLGLEEDERLAREVPGIDVILGGHTRALTPVPRIQGSTLILHSGAKGMRLGRLEVEVAPGASGPWIERANAKGAATRVYAWELVQLDASIPDDPGLAALLERHREQLRARNLAEQAAAPPPAPLPAEPPYVGAPACGTCHPDQLREWSASGHARAMAALVRKKQDLNPECVRCHVTAFGEPGGYLPGRRGGVDLANVQCEACHGFGREHRGRGRIRAGVSEAICRRCHTSENSPTFAYEPYLKQLAPHAQRYFRRRAGAPPKPPVP
- a CDS encoding uracil-DNA glycosylase, whose amino-acid sequence is TLEAVAAAAAACTRCGLHARRTHSVPGEGAPRARLMFVGEAPGADEDAQGRPFVGRAGQLLDKMIAGMGLARGEVFIANVLKCRPPGNRDPEPNEVAVCLPFLHAQIALVRPEVICSLGKFSAQALLGSKEPIGRLRGRFFEYRGVPLLPTFHPSYLLRSPGEKVTAWKDLKLVMERLGLRPPAQRAETEGGG